One window of Mus caroli chromosome 11, CAROLI_EIJ_v1.1, whole genome shotgun sequence genomic DNA carries:
- the Tmub2 gene encoding transmembrane and ubiquitin-like domain-containing protein 2 isoform X1: MISRLLQNNLMSVDPVSSQAMELSDVTLIEGVGNEVMVVAGVVALTLALVLAWLSTYVADSGNNQLLGTIVSAGDASVLHLGHVDQLVNQGTPEPAEHPHPSGGNDDKAEETSDSAGDATGEPGARGEMEPSLEHLLDIQGLPKRQAGLGSSRPEAPLGLDDGSCLSPSPSLINVRLKFLNDTEELAVARPEDTVGTLKSKYFPGQESQMKLIYQGRLLQDPARTLSSLNITNNCVIHCHRSPPGAAVSGPSASLTPTTEQSSLGVNVGSLMVPVFVVLLGVVWYFRINYRQFFTGPATISLVGVTVFFSILVFGMYGR, encoded by the exons TGTGGACCCAGTCAGCAGCCAGGCCATGGAGCTCTCTGATGTCACCCTCATTGAGGGTGTGGGTAATGAGGTGATGGTGGTAGCAGGCGTGGTGGCGCTGACTCTAGCCCTGGTCCTAGCCTGGCTCTCCACCTATGTAGCAGACAGTGGTAACAACCAGCTGCTGGGCACCATTGTGTCAGCAGGTGACGCGTCTGTTCTCCACCTGGGCCATGTGGACCAGCTGGTAAACCAAGGTACTCCAGAGCCAGCTGAACACCCCCATCCATCAGGGGGCAATGATGACAAGGCTGAAGAGACCAGTGACAGTGCGGGAGACGCCACTGGAGAACCTGGAGCTAGGGGAGAGATGGAGCCCAGCTTGGAGCATCTCCTGGACATCCAAGGCCTGCCTAAAAGGCAAGCAGGCCTAGGGAGCAGCCGCCCAGAAGCCCCGCTGGGGTTAGATGAtggctcctgcctctctcccagccccagcctcatcAATGTTCGCCTCAAGTTCCTCAATGACACCGAGGAGCTAGCTGTGGCCAGGCCAGAGGACACTGTGGGTACCCTAAAAAG CAAATACTTCCCTGGACAAGAGAGCCAGATGAAGTTGATCTACCAGGGCCGGCTGCTGCAGGACCCAGCACGCACACTGAGTTCCCTGAACATTACCAACAACTGTGTGATCCACTGCCACCGCTCACCCCCAGGGGCAGCAGTTTCTGGCCCCTCAGCCTCCTTGACCccaaccactgagcaatctaGCCTTGGTGTCAACGTGGGCAGCCTCATGGTGCCTGTGTTTGTGGTGCTCTTGGGTGTGGTCTGGTACTTCCGTATCAATTACCGCCAGTTCTTCACAGGACCTGCCACTATCTCCTTGGTTGGAGTCACAGTCTTCTTCAGCATCCTAGTATTTGGGATGTATGGAAGATAA
- the Tmub2 gene encoding transmembrane and ubiquitin-like domain-containing protein 2 isoform X2 has translation MELSDVTLIEGVGNEVMVVAGVVALTLALVLAWLSTYVADSGNNQLLGTIVSAGDASVLHLGHVDQLVNQGTPEPAEHPHPSGGNDDKAEETSDSAGDATGEPGARGEMEPSLEHLLDIQGLPKRQAGLGSSRPEAPLGLDDGSCLSPSPSLINVRLKFLNDTEELAVARPEDTVGTLKSKYFPGQESQMKLIYQGRLLQDPARTLSSLNITNNCVIHCHRSPPGAAVSGPSASLTPTTEQSSLGVNVGSLMVPVFVVLLGVVWYFRINYRQFFTGPATISLVGVTVFFSILVFGMYGR, from the exons ATGGAGCTCTCTGATGTCACCCTCATTGAGGGTGTGGGTAATGAGGTGATGGTGGTAGCAGGCGTGGTGGCGCTGACTCTAGCCCTGGTCCTAGCCTGGCTCTCCACCTATGTAGCAGACAGTGGTAACAACCAGCTGCTGGGCACCATTGTGTCAGCAGGTGACGCGTCTGTTCTCCACCTGGGCCATGTGGACCAGCTGGTAAACCAAGGTACTCCAGAGCCAGCTGAACACCCCCATCCATCAGGGGGCAATGATGACAAGGCTGAAGAGACCAGTGACAGTGCGGGAGACGCCACTGGAGAACCTGGAGCTAGGGGAGAGATGGAGCCCAGCTTGGAGCATCTCCTGGACATCCAAGGCCTGCCTAAAAGGCAAGCAGGCCTAGGGAGCAGCCGCCCAGAAGCCCCGCTGGGGTTAGATGAtggctcctgcctctctcccagccccagcctcatcAATGTTCGCCTCAAGTTCCTCAATGACACCGAGGAGCTAGCTGTGGCCAGGCCAGAGGACACTGTGGGTACCCTAAAAAG CAAATACTTCCCTGGACAAGAGAGCCAGATGAAGTTGATCTACCAGGGCCGGCTGCTGCAGGACCCAGCACGCACACTGAGTTCCCTGAACATTACCAACAACTGTGTGATCCACTGCCACCGCTCACCCCCAGGGGCAGCAGTTTCTGGCCCCTCAGCCTCCTTGACCccaaccactgagcaatctaGCCTTGGTGTCAACGTGGGCAGCCTCATGGTGCCTGTGTTTGTGGTGCTCTTGGGTGTGGTCTGGTACTTCCGTATCAATTACCGCCAGTTCTTCACAGGACCTGCCACTATCTCCTTGGTTGGAGTCACAGTCTTCTTCAGCATCCTAGTATTTGGGATGTATGGAAGATAA
- the Atxn7l3 gene encoding ataxin-7-like protein 3 isoform X3 gives MKMEEMSLSGLDNSKLEAIAQEIYADLVEDSCLGFCFEVHRAVKCGYFFLDDTDPDSMKDFEIVDQPGLDIFGQVFNQWKSKECVCPNCSRSIAASRFAPHLEKCLGMGRNSSRIANRRIANSNNMNKSESDQEDNDDINDNDWSYGSEKKAKKRKSDKLWYLPFQNPNSPRRSKSLKHKNGELSNSDPFKYSNSTGISYETLGPEELRSLLTTQCGVISEHTKKMCTRSLRCPQHTDEQRRTVRIYFLGPSAVLPEVESSLDNDGFDMTDSQALISRLQWDGSSDLSPSDSGSSKTSENQGWGLGTNSSESRKTKKKKSHLSLVGTASGLGSNKKKKPKPPAPPTPSIYDDIN, from the exons ATGAAAATGGAGGAAATGTCTTTGTCTGGCCTGGATAACAGCAAACTAGAG GCCATCGCTCAGGAGATATATGCTGACCTGGTCGAGGATTCTTGTTTGGGATTCTGCTTTGAAGTACACCGGGCTGTTAAGTGTGGCTACTTCTTCCTGGATGATACGGATCCTGACAGCATGAAGGATTTTG AGATCGTGGACCAGCCTGGGTTGGACATCTTTGGACAGGTTTTCAACCAGTGGAAGAGCAAGGAGTGTGTTTGCCCCAATTGCAGCCGCAGTATTGCTGCTTCCCGCTTTGCCCCCCACCTGGAGAAGTGCCTGGGAATGGGTCGCAACAGCAGCCGAATCGCCAACCGTCG GATTGCCAatagcaacaatatgaacaagTCTGAGAGTGACCAAGAAGACAATGATGACATCAATGACAATGACTGGTCCTATGGCTCAGAGAAGAAAG CCAAGAAGAGAAAATCAGACAAG CTATGGTATCTCCCATTCCAGAACCCTAATTCCCCTCGAAGATCCAAGTCTCTAAAACACAAAAATG gggAACTTAGCAACTCCGATCCTTTTAAG TATAGCAACTCAACTGGGATCAGCTATGAGACCCTGGGTCCAGAAGAGCTGCGGAGCCTGCTCACCACG CAATGTGGAGTGATTTCTGAACATACCAAGAAGATGTGCACAAG gTCACTACGCTGCCCGCAGCACACGGATGAACAGAGGCGAACCGTACGGATTTATTTCCTTGGGCCCTCAGC CGTTCTTCCAGAGGTAGAGAGCTCCTTGGATAACGATGGCTTTGACATGACTGACAGCCAGGCCCTCATCAGCCGGCTTCAGTGGGACGGCTCTTCTGATCTCTCACCTTCTGATTCAGGCTCCTCCAAGACTAGTGAAAATCAGGGATGGGGTTTAG GTACCAACAGCTCTGAATCAcggaaaaccaagaaaaagaaatcccatcTGAGCTTGGTAGGGACTGCCTCTGGCCTGGGCtccaacaagaagaaaaagccaaAGCCACCGGCTCCCCCAACGCCCAGCATCTATGATGACATCAACTGA
- the Atxn7l3 gene encoding ataxin-7-like protein 3 isoform X1 gives MKMEEMSLSGLDNSKLEAIAQEIYADLVEDSCLGFCFEVHRAVKCGYFFLDDTDPDSMKDFEIVDQPGLDIFGQVFNQWKSKECVCPNCSRSIAASRFAPHLEKCLGMGRNSSRIANRRIANSNNMNKSESDQEDNDDINDNDWSYGSEKKAKKRKSDKLWYLPFQNPNSPRRSKSLKHKNGFSVCTSASNTLPLLFSSSGELSNSDPFKYSNSTGISYETLGPEELRSLLTTQCGVISEHTKKMCTRSLRCPQHTDEQRRTVRIYFLGPSAVLPEVESSLDNDGFDMTDSQALISRLQWDGSSDLSPSDSGSSKTSENQGWGLGTNSSESRKTKKKKSHLSLVGTASGLGSNKKKKPKPPAPPTPSIYDDIN, from the exons ATGAAAATGGAGGAAATGTCTTTGTCTGGCCTGGATAACAGCAAACTAGAG GCCATCGCTCAGGAGATATATGCTGACCTGGTCGAGGATTCTTGTTTGGGATTCTGCTTTGAAGTACACCGGGCTGTTAAGTGTGGCTACTTCTTCCTGGATGATACGGATCCTGACAGCATGAAGGATTTTG AGATCGTGGACCAGCCTGGGTTGGACATCTTTGGACAGGTTTTCAACCAGTGGAAGAGCAAGGAGTGTGTTTGCCCCAATTGCAGCCGCAGTATTGCTGCTTCCCGCTTTGCCCCCCACCTGGAGAAGTGCCTGGGAATGGGTCGCAACAGCAGCCGAATCGCCAACCGTCG GATTGCCAatagcaacaatatgaacaagTCTGAGAGTGACCAAGAAGACAATGATGACATCAATGACAATGACTGGTCCTATGGCTCAGAGAAGAAAG CCAAGAAGAGAAAATCAGACAAG CTATGGTATCTCCCATTCCAGAACCCTAATTCCCCTCGAAGATCCAAGTCTCTAAAACACAAAAATG GGTTCTCTGTCTGTACCTCTGCATCAAAcacccttccccttcttttttcttcttcaggggAACTTAGCAACTCCGATCCTTTTAAG TATAGCAACTCAACTGGGATCAGCTATGAGACCCTGGGTCCAGAAGAGCTGCGGAGCCTGCTCACCACG CAATGTGGAGTGATTTCTGAACATACCAAGAAGATGTGCACAAG gTCACTACGCTGCCCGCAGCACACGGATGAACAGAGGCGAACCGTACGGATTTATTTCCTTGGGCCCTCAGC CGTTCTTCCAGAGGTAGAGAGCTCCTTGGATAACGATGGCTTTGACATGACTGACAGCCAGGCCCTCATCAGCCGGCTTCAGTGGGACGGCTCTTCTGATCTCTCACCTTCTGATTCAGGCTCCTCCAAGACTAGTGAAAATCAGGGATGGGGTTTAG GTACCAACAGCTCTGAATCAcggaaaaccaagaaaaagaaatcccatcTGAGCTTGGTAGGGACTGCCTCTGGCCTGGGCtccaacaagaagaaaaagccaaAGCCACCGGCTCCCCCAACGCCCAGCATCTATGATGACATCAACTGA
- the Atxn7l3 gene encoding ataxin-7-like protein 3 isoform X2: protein MKMEEMSLSGLDNSKLEAIAQEIYADLVEDSCLGFCFEVHRAVKCGYFFLDDTDPDSMKDFEIVDQPGLDIFGQVFNQWKSKECVCPNCSRSIAASRFAPHLEKCLGMGRNSSRIANRRIANSNNMNKSESDQEDNDDINDNDWSYGSEKKAKKRKSDKNPNSPRRSKSLKHKNGFSVCTSASNTLPLLFSSSGELSNSDPFKYSNSTGISYETLGPEELRSLLTTQCGVISEHTKKMCTRSLRCPQHTDEQRRTVRIYFLGPSAVLPEVESSLDNDGFDMTDSQALISRLQWDGSSDLSPSDSGSSKTSENQGWGLGTNSSESRKTKKKKSHLSLVGTASGLGSNKKKKPKPPAPPTPSIYDDIN, encoded by the exons ATGAAAATGGAGGAAATGTCTTTGTCTGGCCTGGATAACAGCAAACTAGAG GCCATCGCTCAGGAGATATATGCTGACCTGGTCGAGGATTCTTGTTTGGGATTCTGCTTTGAAGTACACCGGGCTGTTAAGTGTGGCTACTTCTTCCTGGATGATACGGATCCTGACAGCATGAAGGATTTTG AGATCGTGGACCAGCCTGGGTTGGACATCTTTGGACAGGTTTTCAACCAGTGGAAGAGCAAGGAGTGTGTTTGCCCCAATTGCAGCCGCAGTATTGCTGCTTCCCGCTTTGCCCCCCACCTGGAGAAGTGCCTGGGAATGGGTCGCAACAGCAGCCGAATCGCCAACCGTCG GATTGCCAatagcaacaatatgaacaagTCTGAGAGTGACCAAGAAGACAATGATGACATCAATGACAATGACTGGTCCTATGGCTCAGAGAAGAAAG CCAAGAAGAGAAAATCAGACAAG AACCCTAATTCCCCTCGAAGATCCAAGTCTCTAAAACACAAAAATG GGTTCTCTGTCTGTACCTCTGCATCAAAcacccttccccttcttttttcttcttcaggggAACTTAGCAACTCCGATCCTTTTAAG TATAGCAACTCAACTGGGATCAGCTATGAGACCCTGGGTCCAGAAGAGCTGCGGAGCCTGCTCACCACG CAATGTGGAGTGATTTCTGAACATACCAAGAAGATGTGCACAAG gTCACTACGCTGCCCGCAGCACACGGATGAACAGAGGCGAACCGTACGGATTTATTTCCTTGGGCCCTCAGC CGTTCTTCCAGAGGTAGAGAGCTCCTTGGATAACGATGGCTTTGACATGACTGACAGCCAGGCCCTCATCAGCCGGCTTCAGTGGGACGGCTCTTCTGATCTCTCACCTTCTGATTCAGGCTCCTCCAAGACTAGTGAAAATCAGGGATGGGGTTTAG GTACCAACAGCTCTGAATCAcggaaaaccaagaaaaagaaatcccatcTGAGCTTGGTAGGGACTGCCTCTGGCCTGGGCtccaacaagaagaaaaagccaaAGCCACCGGCTCCCCCAACGCCCAGCATCTATGATGACATCAACTGA
- the Atxn7l3 gene encoding ataxin-7-like protein 3 isoform X4: MKMEEMSLSGLDNSKLEAIAQEIYADLVEDSCLGFCFEVHRAVKCGYFFLDDTDPDSMKDFEIVDQPGLDIFGQVFNQWKSKECVCPNCSRSIAASRFAPHLEKCLGMGRNSSRIANRRIANSNNMNKSESDQEDNDDINDNDWSYGSEKKAKKRKSDKNPNSPRRSKSLKHKNGELSNSDPFKYSNSTGISYETLGPEELRSLLTTQCGVISEHTKKMCTRSLRCPQHTDEQRRTVRIYFLGPSAVLPEVESSLDNDGFDMTDSQALISRLQWDGSSDLSPSDSGSSKTSENQGWGLGTNSSESRKTKKKKSHLSLVGTASGLGSNKKKKPKPPAPPTPSIYDDIN, from the exons ATGAAAATGGAGGAAATGTCTTTGTCTGGCCTGGATAACAGCAAACTAGAG GCCATCGCTCAGGAGATATATGCTGACCTGGTCGAGGATTCTTGTTTGGGATTCTGCTTTGAAGTACACCGGGCTGTTAAGTGTGGCTACTTCTTCCTGGATGATACGGATCCTGACAGCATGAAGGATTTTG AGATCGTGGACCAGCCTGGGTTGGACATCTTTGGACAGGTTTTCAACCAGTGGAAGAGCAAGGAGTGTGTTTGCCCCAATTGCAGCCGCAGTATTGCTGCTTCCCGCTTTGCCCCCCACCTGGAGAAGTGCCTGGGAATGGGTCGCAACAGCAGCCGAATCGCCAACCGTCG GATTGCCAatagcaacaatatgaacaagTCTGAGAGTGACCAAGAAGACAATGATGACATCAATGACAATGACTGGTCCTATGGCTCAGAGAAGAAAG CCAAGAAGAGAAAATCAGACAAG AACCCTAATTCCCCTCGAAGATCCAAGTCTCTAAAACACAAAAATG gggAACTTAGCAACTCCGATCCTTTTAAG TATAGCAACTCAACTGGGATCAGCTATGAGACCCTGGGTCCAGAAGAGCTGCGGAGCCTGCTCACCACG CAATGTGGAGTGATTTCTGAACATACCAAGAAGATGTGCACAAG gTCACTACGCTGCCCGCAGCACACGGATGAACAGAGGCGAACCGTACGGATTTATTTCCTTGGGCCCTCAGC CGTTCTTCCAGAGGTAGAGAGCTCCTTGGATAACGATGGCTTTGACATGACTGACAGCCAGGCCCTCATCAGCCGGCTTCAGTGGGACGGCTCTTCTGATCTCTCACCTTCTGATTCAGGCTCCTCCAAGACTAGTGAAAATCAGGGATGGGGTTTAG GTACCAACAGCTCTGAATCAcggaaaaccaagaaaaagaaatcccatcTGAGCTTGGTAGGGACTGCCTCTGGCCTGGGCtccaacaagaagaaaaagccaaAGCCACCGGCTCCCCCAACGCCCAGCATCTATGATGACATCAACTGA
- the Ubtf gene encoding nucleolar transcription factor 1 encodes MNGEADCPTDLEMAAPKGQDRWSQEDMLTLLECMKNNLPSNDSSKFKTTESHMDWEKVAFKDFSGDMCKLKWVEISNELRKFRTLTELILDAQEHVKNPYKGKKLKKHPDFPKKPLTPYFRFFMEKRAKYAKLHPEMSNLDLTKILSKKYKELPEKKKMKYIQDFQREKQEFERNLARFREDHPDLIQNAKKSDIPEKPKTPQQLWYTHEKKVYLKVRPDATTKEVKDSLGKQWSQLSDKKRLKWIHKALEQRKEYEEIMRDYIQKHPELNISEEGITKSTLTKAERQLKDKFDGRPTKPPPNSYSLYCAELMANMKDVPSTERMVLCSQQWKLLSQKEKDAYHKKCDQKKKDYEVELLRFLESLPEEEQQRVLGEEKMLNINKKQTTSPASKKPSQEGGKGGSEKPKRPVSAMFIFSEEKRRQLQEERPELSESELTRLLARMWNDLSEKKKAKYKAREAALKAQSERKPGGEREDRGKLPESPKRAEEIWQQSVIGDYLARFKNDRVKALKAMEMTWNNMEKKEKLMWIKKAAEDQKRYERELSEMRAPPAATNSSKKMKFQGEPKKPPMNGYQKFSQELLSNGELNHLPLKERMVEIGSRWQRISQSQKEHYKKLAEEQQRQYKVHLDLWVKSLSPQDRAAYKEYISNKRKNMTKLRGPNPKSSRTTLQSKSESEEDDDEEEEDDEEEEEEEDDENGDSSEDGGDSSESSSEDESEDGDENDDDDDDEDDEDDDDEDEDNESEGSSSSSSSSGDSSDSDSN; translated from the exons ATGAACGGAGAAGCGGACTGTCCCACAGACCTGGAAATGGCCGCCCCCAAAGGCCAAG ACCGCTGGTCCCAAGAAGATATGCTGACTCTGCTGGAATGCATGAAGAACAATCTCCCATCCAACGACAGCTCCAAGTTCAAAACCACAGAGTCGCACATGGATTGGGAAAAAGTTGCATTTAAGGATTTTTCAGGAGATATGTGCAAGCTCAAATGGGTGGAGATTTCTAacg AGTTAAGGAAGTTCCGTACATTGACAGAATTGATCCTCGATGCTCAGGAACATGTTAAAAACCCTTACAAAGGCAAAAAGCTCAAG AAACACCCCGATTTTCCAAAGAAGCCTCTCACCCCGTACTTCCGCTTCTTCATGGAGAAGCGGGCCAAGTACGCGAAGCTCCACCCGGAGATGAGCAACCTGGACCTGACTAAGATCCTGTCTAAGAAATACAAGGAACTTCCAGAGAAGaagaag ATGAAATATATTCAGGACTTCCAGAGGGAGAAACAGGAGTTCGAGCGAAACCTGGCCCGATTCAG GGAGGATCACCCTGACCTTATCCAGAATGCCAAGAAGTCGGACATCCCCGAGAAGCCCAAAACTCCCCAGCAACTGTGGTACACCCACGAGAAGAAGGTGTATCTCAAAGTGCGGCCGGAT GCCACTACGAAGGAGGTGAAGGACTCCCTGGGGAAGCAGTGGTCTCAGCTCTCGGACAAAAAGAGGCTGAAATGGATTCATAAGGCCCTGGAGCAGCGGAAGGAGTACGAG GAGATTATGCGGGACTATATCCAGAAGCATCCTGAGTTGAACATCAGTGAGGAAGGCATCACCAAGTCCACCCTCACCAAGGCCGAGCGCCAGCTCAAGGACAAGTTCGATGGGCGACCCACCAAGCCGCCTCC GAACAGCTACTCCCTGTACTGTGCGGAGCTCATGGCCAACATGAAGGATGTGCCCAGCACAGAGCGCATGGTGCTATGTAGCCAGCAATGGAAGCTGCTCTCTCAGAAGGAGAAGGATGCATATCACAAGAAATGTGACCAG aaaaagaaagattatgaGGTAGAGCTGCTGCGGTTCCTTGAG AGCTTGCCCGAGGAAGAGCAGCAGCGGGTTCTGGGGGAGGAGAAGATGCTGAACATCAATAAGAAGCAGACCACCAGTCCGGCCTCCAAGAAGCCTTCACAGGAAGGTGGCAAG GGTGGCTCCGAGAAGCCCAAGCGGCCTGTGTCTGCTATGTTCATCTTCTCGGAGGAGAAGCGAAGGCAGCTACAGGAGGAACGACCTGAGCTCTCCGAAAGCGAACTGACCCGCCTGCTGGCCCGCATGTGGAACGACTTGTCCGAGAAGAAGAAG GCTAAATACAAGGCCCGGGAGGCTGCGCTAAAGGCGCAGTCTGAGAGGAAGCCGGGCGGGGAGCGTGAAGATAGGGGCAAGCTGCCGGAGTCGCCCAAGAGAGCTGAGGAGATCTGGCAGCAGAGTGTCATCGGAGACTATCTGGCCCGCTTCAAG AATGACCGGGTGAAAGCCTTGAAAGCCATGGAGATGACTTGGAACAAcatggagaagaaggagaagctgATGTGGATTAAGAAGGCAGCAGAAGACCAAAAACGATATGAG AGAGAGTTAAGTGAGATGCGGGCCCCTCCAGCTGCTACAAACTCTTCCAAGAAGATGAAGTTCCAGGGGGAGCCCAAGAAACCTCCTAT GAACGGTTACCAGAAGTTCTCCCAGGAGCTGCTGTCCAATGGGGAGCTAAATCACCTGCCACTGAAGGAGCGCATGGTAGAGATTGGCAGCCGCTGGCAGCGCATCTCCCAGAGCCAGAAGGAGCACTATAAGAAGCTAGCGGAGGAGCAGCAGAGGCAGTACAAGGTGCACTTGGACCTCTGGGTCAAG aGCCTGTCTCCCCAGGACCGCGCAGCGTACAAAGAATACATCTCCAAC AAACGTAAGAACATGACCAAGCTCCGAGGCCCAAACCCCAAGTCTAGCCGGACCACCCTGCAGTCTAAGTCG GAGTCTGAGGAGGATGacgatgaggaggaggaggacgacgaggaggaggaggaagaggaagatgatgagaaCGGTGACTCTTCTGAGGACGGCGGGGACTCTTCTGAGTCCAGCAGTGAAGATGAAAGCGAGGATGGGGACGAG aatgatgatgacgacgacgatgaaGATGACGAAGATGACGATGATGAGGATGAAGACAACGAGTCTGAGGGCAGTAGCTCCAGCTCTTCATCCTCAGGGGACTCTTCGGATTCTGACTCCAACTGA
- the LOC110304564 gene encoding basic proline-rich protein-like — translation MRPPLPTRETAPSSRVQLAPALRPPSPTRAPGWRAGEEGRVKGARGHGSGHALQSPPPAFPRPVPPASATRRGPGRSAAAASPGAQRPDRPRGLDLDSRCYPPPDLPTRSPPVRAGEQSEKRPSLSPAPEPPGAGDAATAQPPQHARKKPGAEARPRRERPPPPRACGPALPAPPPRPPGSRAKQRAGGRRPRGGGASLTGPAAPSGGRRELRLSAGETRAPPPGASLGPRFLPFPPPAFGALPRSLISSSTVLPVSPPGVYRSRGSLPSPGPSARPPSPRLPGAARPLSSPLRRLPSRL, via the exons ATGCGCCCTCCCCTGCCCACGCGAGAGACTGCTCCCAGCTCCCGCGTGCAGCTAGCTCCCGCCCTCCGGCCTCCTTCCCCCACccgg GCCCCAGGCTGGAGGGCGGGGGAGGAAGGGCGGGTAAAGGGCGCGCGCGGGCACGGAAGCGGGCACGCGCTTCAGTCTCCTCCTCCCGCTTTCCCCCGGCCGGTTCCCCCCGCCTCCGCAACCCGGCGGGGACCCGGACGCAGCGCAGCCGCCGCCAGCCCGGGAGCGCAGCGGCCGGACCGCCCCCGGGGACTAGATCTGGATTCCCGCTGCTACCCCCCTCCCGACCTCCCAACGCGGTCCCCGCCTGTCCGGGCAGGCGAGCAGTCGGAGAAGCGGCCTAGCTTGTCCCCCGCCCCCGAACCACCCGGGGCCGGAGACGCCGCCACCGCCCAGCCACCCCAACACGCACGGAAGAAACCCGGCGCAGAGGCGCGACCGCGGCGGGAACGGCCGCCTCCTCCCCGAGCCTGCGGCCCAGCCCTGCCGGCGCCCCCGCCCCGGCCTCCGGGGAGCCGAGCCAAGCAGAGGGCGGGAGGACGGCGGCCGCGAGGCGGGGGCGCTTCGCTCACCGGCCCCGCCGCCCCCTCCGGCGGCCGGCGAGAACTGCGCCTGTCGGCCGGAGAAACGCGGGCTCCTCCACCCGGGGCCTCACTTGGGCCTCGCTTCCTGCCCTTCCCACCCCCGGCTTTCGGCGCCCTTCCCCGTTCCCTGATCAGCTCGTCTACAGTTCTCCCGGTATCGCCACCCGGCGTCTACCGCAGCCGCGGCTCGCTCCCTAGCCCCGGCCCCAGCGCACGTCCTCCGTCGCCTCGGTTACCCGGCGCAGCGCGGCCTCTGAGCTCCCCGCTCCGGCGGCTCCCTTCTCGGCTCTGA